In Dissulfuribacter thermophilus, a genomic segment contains:
- a CDS encoding SHOCT domain-containing protein: MSDLLSLVLFFGIVFLIMLLFLFRSHFKFLEKFLEDPKQKLRRQYERGEITKEEFEKKLKFLESCG, translated from the coding sequence ATGAGTGACTTATTGAGTCTCGTCTTATTCTTCGGCATTGTATTCCTTATCATGCTTCTTTTTCTCTTTCGCAGCCATTTTAAGTTTTTAGAAAAATTCCTTGAAGATCCAAAGCAAAAACTCCGTAGACAATATGAGAGGGGAGAAATCACCAAGGAAGAATTTGAAAAAAAACTTAAGTTTTTAGAGTCATGCGGGTGA
- a CDS encoding HDOD domain-containing protein: MKHIFVEPGDLATGAKEKLILETFLGSCVGVTLFDPVKEAGGLLHILLPNGPKQKMDRNPSLYAETGILTLIDRMRQYGVDISRLEAHIAGGAKIITKGRMPNIGVGERNILKTQEVLERLKIPIITRSVGGSIGRRLKLFLPEGKVQIELSRTTKSRDILKQESEKGQKLAQEFDSDFFRKAAEELKPDSKIAIRALQLVGGDLTTLKELEKLILKDQILAGRVLSIVNSAKYGLPQRISKISHAISLLGTKNFKKIVMQACVQDLYSRPFNGYGLDEQAFFHHAVACAELAQFLAENTQGIDPEEAYLAALMHDIGKILVERHFIHLFFKVKRTVSIEKIPFLLAEKKILGVDHAQLGRLIANSWQLPLSLEVAIAFHHEPRKAKDAMELVAIVHIANYICNMLGIGLGCDTMSNLFDTTSLSQLEMDERTVTEIIRYIPEILFKHGPN; the protein is encoded by the coding sequence ATGAAACACATCTTTGTAGAACCAGGAGACCTTGCAACTGGTGCAAAAGAAAAACTGATCCTTGAAACCTTTTTAGGCTCCTGTGTTGGCGTCACCCTGTTTGATCCCGTTAAAGAGGCTGGGGGTCTCCTACATATACTCCTGCCTAATGGCCCTAAACAAAAAATGGATCGAAATCCCAGCCTCTATGCAGAAACAGGCATCCTCACCCTGATAGACCGCATGAGGCAATATGGAGTGGATATTTCAAGATTAGAGGCGCATATTGCAGGGGGAGCAAAAATCATAACCAAGGGAAGGATGCCTAACATTGGCGTAGGAGAACGAAACATCTTAAAGACCCAAGAGGTCCTGGAAAGACTTAAAATCCCCATCATCACCAGAAGCGTTGGGGGTTCTATAGGAAGGAGGCTAAAACTCTTTCTCCCTGAGGGAAAAGTTCAGATTGAATTATCAAGGACGACAAAATCTCGTGACATTCTAAAACAAGAAAGCGAAAAAGGACAAAAACTGGCCCAAGAATTCGATTCTGATTTCTTCAGAAAGGCAGCAGAAGAACTAAAACCCGATTCAAAGATCGCTATTCGCGCCCTTCAACTTGTCGGAGGAGATCTTACCACATTAAAAGAGCTAGAGAAGCTCATATTAAAGGACCAGATCCTTGCAGGACGTGTACTCAGCATTGTAAACTCAGCCAAGTATGGACTTCCTCAACGCATCAGCAAAATCTCACATGCTATCAGCCTATTGGGTACAAAAAACTTTAAAAAGATCGTAATGCAGGCATGCGTCCAAGACCTGTATTCAAGACCCTTTAATGGCTATGGACTAGATGAGCAGGCCTTCTTTCATCATGCGGTAGCCTGTGCAGAACTTGCTCAGTTCCTTGCTGAAAATACTCAGGGTATTGATCCAGAAGAGGCCTATCTTGCTGCCCTTATGCACGACATTGGAAAGATACTCGTTGAAAGGCATTTCATCCACCTGTTTTTCAAAGTCAAAAGAACGGTATCCATAGAAAAGATACCCTTTTTATTGGCAGAAAAAAAGATATTGGGAGTCGACCATGCTCAACTAGGGAGATTGATTGCCAACTCATGGCAATTGCCACTGTCTCTGGAAGTTGCCATAGCATTCCACCATGAACCACGCAAGGCCAAAGATGCAATGGAACTCGTTGCCATTGTCCATATCGCAAACTACATATGCAATATGCTAGGCATTGGTCTGGGATGTGATACCATGTCAAACCTATTCGACACTACCTCATTGTCTCAGTTGGAGATGGACGAAAGAACCGTCACTGAAATCATAAGGTATATACCAGAAATTTTATTCAAACATGGACCAAACTGA
- a CDS encoding Rne/Rng family ribonuclease: MASELIINVEPWETRVALLENGTVVEFHVEREAERGFVGNIYKGKVVRVLPGMQAAFVEIGLQRTAFLYVTDIYDHLPEFEMMLGRTDYDFEAEDEEHPLHYEAPPFRIEDLLHNGQEILVQVSKGPLGTKGARVTSHISLPGRYLVLMPTMNHVGVSRRIKDEKERKRLRDLIEAMRPQGLGFIARTASEGASAIDIQSEMEFLIKLWENIQKKAASIQVPGLVYEDLDITLRAVRDLFTGDVKRLVVDSETAYARIVEFVDAFCHDLRPMVEYYDYPKPIFEAFGIEMELSKCLGKKVWLKSGGYIVIESTEALTAIDVNTGKYVGRRHLEETILKTNLEAVKEIAYQLRLRNIGGIIIIDFIDMENPAHREEVFKALSKAVSKDKCKANILKMSEIGLIQMTRKRNRDSLSRIMSEPCFYCEGEGNLKSRRTIAYDIFRRVKSEAKWANCSEIEIHVHPRVGDLILNHEAHHLEYLEEMLNKTITIVSRPEMHVEQHDIIYKP, translated from the coding sequence ATGGCAAGTGAACTTATAATAAATGTTGAGCCCTGGGAGACCAGAGTCGCACTATTGGAAAATGGCACAGTAGTAGAGTTTCATGTTGAGCGTGAGGCAGAAAGGGGATTTGTCGGAAATATTTACAAGGGAAAGGTTGTAAGAGTGCTACCAGGGATGCAGGCTGCCTTTGTAGAAATCGGCCTTCAGCGTACTGCATTCCTTTATGTTACAGATATCTACGATCACCTCCCAGAATTTGAGATGATGCTTGGGCGCACGGACTACGACTTTGAAGCAGAAGACGAAGAGCACCCTCTTCATTACGAAGCCCCGCCCTTCAGAATCGAAGACCTCCTCCACAATGGCCAGGAAATACTCGTACAGGTCTCAAAAGGCCCTCTAGGCACCAAAGGGGCTAGGGTGACATCTCACATTTCCTTGCCTGGTCGCTACCTGGTACTCATGCCTACAATGAACCATGTGGGTGTGTCTAGGCGTATCAAGGATGAAAAAGAACGAAAACGTCTTCGCGATCTCATAGAGGCAATGAGGCCCCAGGGACTTGGGTTTATAGCCCGTACTGCAAGCGAAGGCGCTAGTGCCATAGACATCCAAAGTGAGATGGAATTCCTGATAAAACTCTGGGAAAACATCCAAAAGAAGGCTGCCTCAATCCAGGTCCCAGGCCTTGTATATGAAGATCTTGATATCACTCTTCGTGCTGTAAGAGACCTCTTTACAGGAGATGTCAAAAGGCTGGTTGTGGATTCTGAAACCGCCTATGCAAGAATAGTAGAATTTGTAGATGCCTTCTGCCATGACCTAAGGCCAATGGTGGAATATTACGACTATCCCAAGCCCATATTCGAGGCCTTTGGGATTGAAATGGAACTATCTAAGTGCCTGGGGAAAAAGGTGTGGTTGAAGTCTGGCGGATATATTGTTATTGAGAGTACAGAAGCACTGACTGCAATCGACGTAAATACCGGTAAATACGTAGGTAGAAGGCACCTCGAGGAGACTATACTTAAGACAAACCTAGAGGCAGTAAAGGAGATTGCCTATCAGCTTAGGCTGAGAAACATAGGCGGAATAATTATCATTGATTTTATTGACATGGAGAACCCCGCTCACAGAGAGGAGGTCTTCAAGGCCCTATCAAAGGCCGTTAGCAAAGACAAATGTAAGGCCAATATACTGAAGATGTCAGAGATTGGTCTCATTCAAATGACTAGAAAGAGAAACAGGGATAGTCTGTCTCGTATCATGTCTGAACCCTGCTTTTATTGCGAAGGAGAAGGAAACTTAAAATCAAGGCGCACCATTGCCTATGATATATTCAGACGTGTCAAAAGTGAGGCCAAATGGGCAAACTGTAGTGAAATTGAAATACATGTTCATCCAAGGGTTGGCGATCTCATTCTCAATCATGAGGCACATCACCTAGAATACCTTGAAGAAATGCTCAATAAGACCATAACTATTGTCTCTAGGCCCGAGATGCATGTAGAACAGCATGACATTATATATAAACCTTGA
- the glk gene encoding glucokinase: protein MIIVADVGGTNTRLALFKGGRIEEIKIYPSNSFRSFEEILSEYLKTIGHYDCEAISIGIAGTVSGSKANCVNLSWGIEIEALQMAFDIPKVVLMNDFEAAAWGVIALSTSDLLKVGGKETRANSPRAILGAGTGLGEAIIIPCNNQRFHVLPTEGGHTEFAPCDETEWHLFQFLKEKYGHVSIERVVSGPGLKDIFLFLSGNEVSPQTVVELALQKRDENAMKALEIFIKNYGKEAANLALKSLAFGGVYIAGGIAPKIKEVFAEFGFRDAFEDKGRMKAIVRDIPVFIVLHPYLGLLGAGIRLIHVPT from the coding sequence ATGATCATAGTAGCAGACGTTGGGGGGACCAATACAAGGCTTGCACTCTTCAAAGGCGGAAGAATAGAAGAGATAAAGATATATCCTTCTAATTCTTTCCGCTCCTTTGAAGAGATTCTCAGTGAATACCTAAAGACAATAGGGCATTATGACTGTGAGGCCATTTCAATAGGAATTGCTGGCACAGTTTCAGGCAGTAAAGCAAATTGCGTAAATCTGTCGTGGGGGATTGAGATTGAGGCCTTACAAATGGCTTTTGACATCCCAAAGGTGGTGTTAATGAACGACTTCGAAGCCGCTGCCTGGGGTGTAATTGCCCTGTCAACATCTGACCTCTTAAAGGTTGGAGGTAAAGAAACAAGGGCCAATTCCCCTCGTGCCATTCTTGGAGCAGGAACCGGTCTTGGGGAGGCCATCATAATACCATGTAACAACCAAAGGTTTCACGTTTTGCCCACAGAAGGCGGACACACAGAATTTGCCCCCTGTGACGAAACAGAATGGCATCTCTTTCAATTTTTAAAGGAAAAATATGGCCATGTGAGCATAGAGAGGGTAGTTTCTGGTCCTGGACTCAAGGATATCTTTTTGTTTCTGTCTGGCAATGAGGTCTCACCTCAAACAGTGGTCGAGCTCGCCCTACAAAAAAGAGACGAAAATGCCATGAAAGCCCTGGAGATTTTTATTAAAAACTACGGAAAAGAGGCCGCCAACCTGGCACTTAAGTCCCTGGCATTTGGCGGCGTCTATATAGCTGGTGGTATTGCGCCAAAGATTAAGGAAGTGTTTGCTGAGTTCGGCTTTAGAGATGCATTTGAAGACAAAGGCAGGATGAAGGCGATTGTTCGCGACATACCTGTATTCATCGTTCTACATCCCTATCTTGGACTCCTTGGGGCCGGGATTCGATTAATTCATGTGCCCACTTGA
- a CDS encoding response regulator codes for MIPFQPKNEKVKIYDENGILTYEAVYQLYHQSMTPIRIVGTDFSILAHNPAMNALCQVLDPQIIGKRCFEVARSDTHCETDECPVKLILNGEKEVIQHYECILWNGTNFPATVKSTPFFNELGEIIGVIQAVTDQSDLIAFSQSLEKKNLELEQRLKEIEASYEVTKILNEEVEVEQIAERIFETLPNYLPMVAGIFYTFDKEEKLLIPAYVKGVTQTPPPFSIGKGILGEAAKKKDVIFVEDVPSKYLRISSGILKPANHHIACIPLIAADELLGAIEIASVVSLRAHYVFLNNLSGLLGVAIQKALFLEQLKHLQEELRERNEKLQAQNEELQAQSEELLAQTEEIQAQAEELAAQRDALEQKTLEAEEANRMKSIFLSNMSHELRTPLNAIIGLVRLLKEDKSAPLTPKQQEYLDIVLRNGQNLLDLINDILDLTRIESGREEVNYDIIYLPDFVNNVCKNIRPLAETKPLKFEVIFENAPKTIFSDQKKIRQILTNLLGNAIKFTEKGEVKLIVEKKIGADRDFVCFIVSDTGIGIPEDALEIIFEPFRQVDGSHTRKYGGTGLGLSISKKLATLLGGEIEVESQLGKGTTFKVFIPVDRRSKYRMPDDEWAERLRNTLLTPPPSEDQLTRGNKDELRQGVHKLLLVDDDLIVGREVSTLLKQEGFKVIYSADPQIGLKLLREEIPDLVLLDLKMPVMDGFAFLREMRRDENIKQIPVIVLTSLDIDKDTEKLFPPNVKGTLKKGNIRQEGLKKCINEILSSCKDITSDEPGYKGSESSHRQLKDTCKKILVAEDNPDNLFLIKEILAPKGFEIIHATNGKEAVSLTIRHVPDLVLMDIQMPEMDGINATAEIRRHLDKHIPIIALTAKAMKGDREHILSSGLDDYISKPFAPNELIFVIEKWINKPENRKQCGGSHDKTKFS; via the coding sequence ATGATTCCATTTCAACCCAAGAATGAGAAGGTCAAGATATACGATGAAAATGGTATTCTCACCTATGAGGCTGTATACCAACTTTATCATCAAAGCATGACTCCAATCAGGATTGTTGGGACGGATTTCTCAATTCTCGCCCACAATCCTGCCATGAATGCCCTATGCCAGGTACTTGATCCCCAAATCATTGGAAAACGTTGTTTTGAGGTAGCTCGTTCAGACACGCACTGCGAAACCGACGAATGCCCTGTCAAACTCATACTAAATGGTGAAAAAGAAGTTATTCAACACTATGAATGCATTCTATGGAATGGGACAAACTTTCCAGCAACAGTCAAATCTACTCCTTTCTTCAATGAATTAGGTGAAATCATTGGGGTAATACAGGCAGTTACAGATCAAAGCGATCTCATCGCCTTTTCCCAAAGTCTGGAAAAAAAGAATTTGGAACTCGAGCAAAGACTAAAAGAGATAGAGGCGAGTTATGAGGTCACGAAGATCTTGAATGAAGAGGTTGAAGTGGAACAGATCGCTGAGCGAATCTTTGAGACTCTTCCAAATTACTTACCCATGGTTGCCGGGATATTTTACACCTTTGATAAAGAAGAGAAATTACTTATTCCAGCCTATGTAAAGGGAGTTACGCAGACTCCACCGCCCTTTTCAATCGGGAAAGGCATACTGGGTGAGGCTGCAAAGAAAAAAGATGTGATTTTTGTAGAAGATGTCCCTTCAAAATATTTAAGGATCAGTTCTGGGATCCTAAAACCAGCAAATCATCATATCGCCTGTATCCCACTCATTGCCGCAGATGAACTCCTAGGTGCAATTGAAATTGCCTCTGTTGTGAGCCTAAGAGCCCACTATGTTTTCTTGAACAATCTTTCTGGCCTGCTAGGGGTAGCCATTCAAAAAGCCCTCTTTTTAGAACAACTCAAACATCTCCAGGAAGAACTACGAGAACGAAACGAAAAACTCCAGGCACAAAACGAGGAACTTCAGGCCCAGAGTGAAGAACTTTTGGCCCAAACAGAAGAAATACAGGCCCAGGCCGAAGAACTTGCAGCTCAACGCGACGCCCTGGAACAAAAGACCCTAGAGGCAGAAGAAGCCAATAGGATGAAATCAATTTTCCTATCCAATATGTCCCATGAGCTCAGAACACCATTAAATGCCATAATTGGCCTGGTAAGACTCCTTAAGGAAGACAAAAGTGCTCCACTTACCCCCAAACAGCAAGAATATCTGGATATTGTCTTAAGAAATGGCCAAAATCTTCTTGATCTCATAAATGACATACTCGACCTTACAAGGATTGAATCCGGAAGAGAGGAAGTCAATTACGATATCATCTACCTGCCTGACTTTGTAAATAACGTATGTAAAAACATTCGGCCCCTGGCTGAGACAAAACCCCTAAAATTCGAGGTAATATTCGAAAATGCCCCCAAAACCATTTTCTCTGACCAGAAGAAAATAAGGCAGATCCTTACAAATCTCTTGGGAAATGCCATAAAATTCACTGAAAAAGGGGAAGTAAAACTAATAGTAGAAAAAAAGATCGGAGCAGATCGAGACTTTGTTTGCTTTATCGTTTCAGATACAGGAATAGGGATCCCCGAAGATGCCTTGGAAATCATATTCGAGCCTTTTAGACAGGTAGACGGTTCTCATACCAGAAAATACGGTGGTACTGGCCTCGGACTAAGCATATCTAAAAAACTTGCCACCCTACTGGGCGGAGAGATAGAGGTGGAAAGCCAGCTTGGCAAGGGCACCACCTTCAAGGTCTTCATCCCAGTAGATAGGAGAAGCAAATACAGGATGCCCGATGACGAATGGGCCGAAAGACTCAGAAACACCCTTTTAACGCCTCCTCCTTCTGAAGATCAGTTAACTCGTGGCAATAAAGATGAATTGAGGCAAGGTGTCCATAAATTACTCTTGGTAGACGATGACCTGATTGTGGGTAGAGAAGTCAGCACACTCCTCAAACAGGAGGGATTCAAGGTCATTTATAGTGCGGATCCGCAGATTGGATTAAAGCTCTTAAGAGAAGAAATACCTGACCTTGTGCTTCTTGACCTCAAGATGCCAGTTATGGATGGATTTGCCTTCCTCAGAGAGATGAGGAGGGACGAAAACATAAAACAAATACCCGTAATAGTCCTTACTAGTTTAGACATTGACAAGGATACTGAGAAACTATTCCCTCCAAACGTAAAAGGGACCCTTAAAAAGGGTAATATCAGACAGGAAGGACTCAAAAAGTGCATTAATGAAATCCTTTCTTCTTGTAAAGACATAACAAGCGACGAGCCTGGCTATAAAGGCAGTGAAAGCTCCCATAGACAACTTAAGGACACATGTAAAAAAATTCTCGTTGCAGAAGACAATCCTGATAATCTCTTTTTGATCAAAGAGATACTTGCTCCAAAGGGCTTTGAGATCATACACGCAACAAACGGCAAAGAGGCAGTTTCCCTGACTATACGTCATGTCCCGGACCTCGTATTGATGGATATTCAGATGCCTGAAATGGATGGAATCAATGCCACGGCAGAGATTAGAAGACATCTTGATAAGCATATTCCCATAATTGCACTTACAGCAAAGGCCATGAAAGGAGACAGGGAACACATCCTTTCATCTGGGCTCGATGATTACATTTCAAAGCCCTTTGCTCCAAATGAGCTCATATTTGTCATCGAAAAATGGATCAATAAACCTGAAAACAGAAAACAGTGTGGGGGAAGTCATGACAAGACAAAGTTCTCTTGA
- a CDS encoding DNA translocase FtsK, with product MPKNNQENPTKRGLVTLFLISLSIFIGLSLGTYSPTDPVLVSYPLGPSKNIMGPVGANIADFLLTFFGGVAWLVPVLLCFVALSEYSFFQKLFPSKIYLGIGTALVILGLSMILTFFGSGSTGAGGLFGFYCQKIVLQWFGIGGVILIALVLILSGIMLGTNLDLSMIPALLKRKRDAVLDLKPTRTGARRTNSKEANSLAQSQTKAELPKIAEPRSLTKKKTKKEDEKNKAIDFEIQPKVEGTYSLPPLDLLQDPPEYEVKVDEESYYQNAQALEQKLLDFGVAGKVVEICPGPVVTMYEYSPAPGVKINKVTSLQDDIALALKSHSVRIVAPIPGKSVIGIELANQKRQVVYLKEILDTDLFRRKTWKLPLALGKDVVGEPVLTDLAKMPHLLIAGATGTGKSVGLNSMICSLLYKHVPQKLRLLMIDPKRIELSLYDGIPHLLHPVVSEPKEATKALRWAVQEMERRYGLLESLGARNIENYNSKIKANDSEEGPQPLPYLVIIIDELADLMMVSSKEVESAIARLAQMARAAGIHLIVATQRPSVDVLTGLIKANFPARLSFKVSSKVDSRTILDTTGAERLLGMGDMLFLPPATSTLERIHGAFCSESEIKEITDFWRKQGSPEYDMSVTQIEDEESTSGKNSSNSDYSDELYDQAIDLVTQSGQASISMIQRRLRVGYNRAARMIEQMERDGIVSPADSMGRRQVLVRGYED from the coding sequence ATGCCCAAAAATAATCAAGAAAACCCAACCAAAAGGGGATTAGTAACCCTTTTCCTCATATCTCTTTCTATATTTATTGGGCTATCATTAGGGACCTATTCCCCCACAGATCCAGTCTTAGTAAGCTATCCCCTTGGCCCATCAAAAAATATCATGGGACCAGTGGGTGCCAATATTGCAGATTTTTTATTGACTTTTTTTGGAGGCGTTGCCTGGCTGGTTCCCGTTTTATTATGTTTCGTTGCCCTGAGTGAATATAGCTTTTTTCAAAAACTTTTCCCATCAAAGATTTATTTGGGCATTGGAACGGCCCTTGTCATTTTAGGTCTGTCCATGATTTTAACTTTCTTCGGATCAGGGAGCACAGGAGCTGGCGGCCTATTTGGATTCTATTGCCAGAAAATCGTATTGCAGTGGTTCGGCATCGGAGGCGTCATCCTCATAGCGCTGGTACTGATTTTATCGGGTATTATGCTTGGGACCAACCTAGATCTATCAATGATCCCTGCGCTCTTAAAAAGAAAAAGGGATGCTGTCCTTGACTTGAAACCAACCAGGACAGGGGCAAGACGCACTAACTCCAAAGAAGCAAATAGCTTGGCTCAGTCTCAAACAAAAGCGGAATTGCCCAAGATAGCAGAACCACGATCCTTGACGAAAAAGAAGACGAAAAAAGAGGATGAGAAAAACAAGGCAATTGATTTCGAAATACAGCCTAAAGTTGAGGGGACGTATTCCCTTCCACCACTCGACCTTTTACAGGACCCGCCAGAATATGAGGTAAAGGTTGACGAAGAATCCTATTACCAGAATGCACAGGCCCTTGAACAGAAACTCTTGGATTTTGGAGTGGCAGGCAAAGTAGTTGAAATATGCCCTGGCCCAGTGGTTACCATGTATGAATATAGCCCTGCACCAGGGGTCAAGATAAACAAGGTTACCTCGCTTCAAGACGATATCGCCCTTGCCCTAAAGTCTCACAGCGTTCGCATTGTAGCTCCAATACCAGGAAAGTCAGTTATAGGGATCGAACTTGCCAATCAAAAAAGACAGGTGGTGTACTTAAAAGAAATATTGGATACTGATCTATTTAGGCGCAAAACATGGAAGCTCCCCCTTGCCCTGGGAAAGGACGTGGTGGGCGAACCAGTCCTGACAGACCTTGCGAAAATGCCTCACCTTTTGATTGCAGGGGCAACAGGCACTGGAAAAAGCGTGGGGCTAAATTCCATGATCTGTAGTCTTCTCTATAAACACGTCCCCCAAAAACTCAGACTCCTCATGATAGATCCCAAAAGGATAGAGTTATCACTTTATGACGGTATCCCACACCTCCTTCACCCAGTTGTCAGCGAACCCAAAGAGGCCACCAAGGCCCTTCGTTGGGCAGTACAGGAAATGGAACGTAGGTATGGGCTCCTGGAGTCCCTTGGGGCTAGAAATATAGAAAACTACAACTCAAAGATAAAAGCGAATGACTCTGAAGAAGGCCCTCAGCCCCTCCCCTATCTGGTCATCATAATAGATGAGCTTGCAGACCTCATGATGGTATCCTCTAAAGAGGTAGAGTCTGCCATTGCCCGCCTTGCCCAGATGGCCAGGGCAGCTGGAATACATCTGATTGTGGCTACCCAAAGGCCCAGTGTGGACGTTTTAACAGGATTAATTAAGGCCAATTTCCCCGCACGCCTTTCCTTCAAGGTCTCGTCCAAGGTGGATTCAAGGACTATCCTCGATACAACAGGTGCTGAACGACTGCTTGGAATGGGAGACATGCTGTTCTTGCCTCCAGCTACCTCCACCCTTGAAAGGATACATGGTGCATTCTGCTCAGAGTCTGAAATCAAGGAGATAACGGATTTTTGGAGGAAACAGGGCAGTCCTGAATACGATATGAGTGTTACCCAAATTGAAGACGAAGAATCCACCAGTGGGAAAAATTCCTCAAATAGCGATTATTCCGACGAACTCTACGACCAGGCAATCGATTTGGTTACGCAGTCTGGTCAAGCCTCAATCTCCATGATACAAAGGAGACTCAGAGTGGGCTACAATAGGGCCGCCAGGATGATCGAACAGATGGAAAGGGATGGCATAGTAAGCCCGGCAGACTCAATGGGAAGACGACAGGTGCTGGTTAGGGGCTATGAAGATTGA
- a CDS encoding NUDIX domain-containing protein codes for MPVLSSGVIVVRREQGRWLYLLLQAFGYWDFPKGLVEEGEEPLDAAIREVEEETGINDLRFNWGYDFKESAPYLGGKKIARYYVAETLTKEVELRVNPALGHPEHDAYAWMDFESAYDVLAERVKPCIKWAHELIESRPQGVQDRDVER; via the coding sequence ATGCCTGTTTTGTCATCAGGGGTTATTGTGGTACGACGTGAACAAGGTAGGTGGTTATATCTCCTTTTACAAGCCTTTGGATACTGGGATTTTCCAAAGGGGCTTGTTGAAGAGGGAGAAGAACCGTTGGATGCGGCGATACGAGAGGTAGAAGAGGAGACAGGCATCAATGATCTGAGATTTAATTGGGGATATGATTTTAAAGAAAGTGCTCCCTATCTTGGTGGTAAAAAGATTGCACGATATTATGTTGCCGAGACCCTGACAAAAGAGGTAGAGCTACGGGTAAATCCTGCACTCGGCCATCCTGAACATGACGCCTATGCATGGATGGACTTTGAGTCAGCTTATGATGTACTGGCTGAGAGGGTCAAGCCCTGTATCAAGTGGGCACATGAATTAATCGAATCCCGGCCCCAAGGAGTCCAAGATAGGGATGTAGAACGATGA
- a CDS encoding CheR family methyltransferase: protein MDQTEKEALDEIVRILEQWSGCPFSHFKKGTLIRRIKRRLILTRKPTFSIYLDYLKMYPVEFQHLFDSLTIKVSSFFRDPEVFEAVEHGVLPLLFNRIKKTGRGQLRTWSVASAKGEEAYSMGILLCEFMKNNAWARDIPVSVIGSDIDSTAVRTARRGIYKREDLAIALTRYPQYFKRIVVEKDELYEVHPALKKIVSFLTFDCTNPEFKSPPGGVFAEYDIILLRNVLIYYDNEIKERIFKRVFECLKPMGFLILGKSEVMPKHMEKYFKTFSRGHKIYLRGDSSP, encoded by the coding sequence ATGGACCAAACTGAAAAAGAAGCCCTTGACGAAATCGTGAGAATATTGGAACAATGGTCTGGGTGCCCTTTTTCACATTTTAAAAAAGGGACACTTATAAGGCGTATTAAAAGGCGACTAATTTTGACTAGAAAACCTACTTTTTCCATATATCTCGATTACCTAAAAATGTATCCAGTCGAATTTCAACATCTATTCGACTCTCTGACAATTAAGGTCAGCTCCTTTTTTAGAGATCCAGAGGTATTTGAGGCCGTTGAGCATGGGGTGCTACCTCTTTTGTTCAATCGCATAAAAAAGACTGGTCGAGGTCAGTTACGCACATGGAGCGTGGCCAGCGCTAAAGGTGAAGAGGCCTATTCCATGGGGATTCTTTTGTGTGAATTCATGAAGAACAATGCTTGGGCCAGAGATATTCCGGTTTCAGTAATAGGCTCCGATATAGACTCAACTGCCGTCAGAACTGCTAGACGCGGGATATACAAAAGAGAGGACCTGGCAATAGCCCTAACTAGATATCCCCAATATTTCAAACGAATTGTTGTTGAAAAAGATGAACTCTATGAGGTCCATCCAGCCCTGAAGAAAATCGTCTCCTTTCTCACCTTTGACTGCACAAACCCTGAATTCAAATCCCCGCCAGGAGGGGTCTTTGCAGAATATGACATTATTCTTCTGAGGAACGTGCTCATCTATTATGACAATGAGATCAAAGAAAGAATTTTTAAAAGGGTATTCGAGTGTCTAAAACCAATGGGTTTTTTGATCTTGGGGAAATCAGAAGTGATGCCCAAGCATATGGAGAAATATTTTAAAACTTTTAGCAGAGGGCACAAAATATACTTGAGGGGAGACTCGAGCCCATGA